One stretch of Mustelus asterias chromosome 21, sMusAst1.hap1.1, whole genome shotgun sequence DNA includes these proteins:
- the LOC144509520 gene encoding uncharacterized protein LOC144509520 — translation MAEQFDPSRPPLDASGITDPNFQPNVFTPRHIKKALDMTNREISQQSFSNLLKSKDRDTPSTTMYGRTNRGQSKQLSSNSLETKEKHRYTPHQYDKASGRYFSREESKTNMRYLRSSLQNGKRMFQAASPEQNQTQINSKPRKILEEPAESSVKEVDGKFSLKEELKTYTGYLRPSPKIDKAGGRFSNDDSSSYTGYLQPASKTNRVENKLQQ, via the exons atggCCGAGCAGTTCGATCCATCTCGTCCTCCTTTAGACGCCTCCGGCATCACAGATCCCAACTTTCAGCCAAATGTATTCACGCCACGTCATATCAAAAAGGCACTGGATATG ACTAACCGAGAAATCTCTCAGCAATCTTTTTCCAACTTGCTGAAAAGCAAAGACCGAGATACGCCCTCAACCACAATGTACGGGAGG ACTAACAGAGGCCAATCAAAGCAACTCTCTTCAAACTCATTGGAAACCAAAGAGAAACATCGATACACACCTCATCAGTACGATAAG GCAAGTGGAAGATACTTCTCCAGAGAAGAATCGAAGACCAACATGAGATATCTTCGCTCGTCCCTTCAAAATGGCAAG AGAATGTTCCAAGCCGCGTCGCCGGAGCAGAATCAAACACAAATCAACAGCAAGCCAAGGAAGATTCTAGAAGAACCGGCCGAAAGCtctgtcaaagag gtggatggaaagttttccTTAAAGGAGGAATTGAAGACCTACACTGGATATCTTCGCCCCTCGCCGAAAATTGACAAG GCAGGCGGAAGGTTCTCAAACGACGACTCCAGCTCTTACACTGGATATCTGCAGCCTGCTTCCAAG ACTAACAGGGTTGAAAACAAGTTGCAGCAGTAA